AGGGGTGGTGGCAGGTGTGGTATACCTGGGTGTGGGGGAAAACCGAGGAGCACTCAGTGCCCCTTGCAACTCTGCTCTGACCAATGAACAGGACAAAGCTGACGTCCAGTCGATCATTGGCCTTCAACGCTTCTTTGAGACTCGCATGAACGAGGCTTTTGGGGATACCAAGTTTTCGGCTATTCTGGTggagcccctccctccccctatccCAGGCCCTGGCCTGGCCCCTCCAGAACTGGTGGGGGGCCCCAGTGATGGTAACTGAGCCCCTACCTTACCCCAGAATGGCTCCATTGTCCCCtcactcattccttccttcacctGTTGGTCCTTCTGTATCCTATCCCCAGATGCGGTTTTTACTTCTCTCGATTTAATAAAAACATAACCCAGGAGACAAAGTCCCACAAGTCACACAGACCCAGAGCAAGCAGGGTGTCCTGGGAGTCCCTGGCATGGGGCTGGTTGGTGGGCATGGCGGCTTTGTGGGCTGCCCTGGCCAGAGCAGAGCCCCACTTCGCCTTAGCTCGAGGCTTCTCTTGGATGCAggcagcccctccccccccccagcttaCAGcccaggaaggggagaggacCCCAGCCCGGAGGCTCCCAAGGGTCCTTGCCCCTTCTGTTTAGACGCGTCTTCCCTCTTAGGGTCCATGTACCTGCTTCCAGCCCCCAAGGTCTGAATGGTTGGAAGTAGGGTTAGTTAGACAATCTCTCCCTGGAGAAGCTGGGGCTTGGAAGGGGCTTTGGGAGCTGCCATGAGTTTTCTTTGTCATCTGCTTCTTGTACTGAGCTTGGAGTTCACTGAAAACACCCATCCAACCAATAAACTTGCCAGCCATTgcctctccctgcctccacttGGAAagctgcttttattttttggCGTCTGGGTCACCAGGCCTGTGGGGGCATTTGGGTTGGGGTCAAACCTGCATGCTCTGAGCCAAAGGATGGCCTCCTTCAGCcaggtgaggggaggggggcaAAGTTAGAAGGTGGCTGGGTCCTCTTGCCCTCCCCTGCTCCTCCCCCCCATAACAACCAAGTTCTGTTGGCATCTTAAAAACTTTtattcttggggtgggggttagcactccctcctctcctcccagttGGCTCAGTCCCTCCTCAGGTTCTTGAGGCGCTCCTCCAAGTCTGCATCAGCATCGGCCAGGGCTGCAGAAGGTTCAGCCTTCTTGCCCCCAGCAGCTACAGAGAGGGATCCACCCGTAGAAGGGAGATCTGCAAGGAGGGAAAGCACAGGACAGTCAGGGACTGACTGTCCAGCTCTTGCAGGCTGGGGGTGAGTGGGTAGGTGGGCAGGGGCACTCACTGGAGAGTTCGTCAGTCAGGCTCAGGCCCAGTTCATCCAGCACTTGGGACACCACAGCATCACTGaaagggcagagaagaggagatgaAGGGGGGAGGGTGGGCAAGGCCCACACCGGCCCCCCCACCGTGGTGTCCCCAGCacctttcctcctcatcttcctcatcccccATGGCATCATCGATGGCATCATTCATCATCTCTTCCTTCATGTCCATGATTTCTGCTTGGCGCTCAAACTCCATCATGATCTTCTGAATCTGGGGCAGCTTTAGCTGGGGAGGACAGGAGGGACTCCCATCTGGACCCCCTTGGGGGCAGAATGGGCACAGGGACCAACCCAACTCTCCAGGCTGACCTTATCCTTTGTGAACATGCCTAGCCTGTGCCCTGATGGCTGACCTGGCCAAGAGCAATGAGGCTGCTGCCTATCCTCCCAAGGTGTCCCTGTCTGAGCACTATGATGGGGCCATTCTTGATGGAAGACTGGCTTCCCTTGCCCGTCCCAGCCTCCCCCTCTTTTCTCCTACTGGTCACTAGAAAGTCTCACAGGCCCTTCTGTAAGCCATCTTCAGGCATACAGTCCCCCCAGGTCATTTCCTGTCCTGACACACTGCCCTGTGGCAGGCCTAGTCCCCATCTGGCCCCACCTCATGCAAAATGCTCTGGGGGTAAGCCTACCTGCCTGTTCATGGTCCCCATGGCCTTTGTGACACCCTTCATGGCCTGAGCCATGGAGTTGTTGGATTTGAGTGTCTGTATCTTCAGGGACACTGCCTGGATGTTGGCCCGCATCATCACAAACTTGCTGACGTAGCGGCGCGTGCGTACCAGATCACGGGCCATGATTTTCACGGCGTCCTAAGAGGGGGAGAGTGGAGTCATAGCAGTCCCTCTGATAGGAGGGCCAAGATTCCCATGGGACAGCCTCCTACCTCTTCCTCAGGCAGGACTGGGGTCCAAGGGCCTGGGCCAGAGGGTCGGGTCATTGCCCACTCTGTCCAGGCCCCTCAAGAACCATAATTCAGCTACGGGTAGCTGGCCCTCCATGCCCTCCCCTCACCCAGGGCTGGggtggtgggggaagagagggtgGGCCCAGTCACCATCTGTCCCTGCTTGGCCATCTTCTTGATGTCAGCAATGATTTTCTTCTCTTGGGCCTCCAGCTTCTGACGCTCCCTGTCCAGCTCCCGCATGGCTCGGTTCAGGGCCCGCTGGTTCTGCCGTAGCAGCTCTTCGGGAGTTTTCCGTCGCCCAAACAGTAGGTCCATGGTAGAGCTGGACCTGCGGAAGCAACGCGTCAGTCACAGAGAGTCTAGTTAAACACTTAGTGCatgccaagctctggggatacagagggaggtaaaagacagttctgGCTCTCCGTTGAGGGAGGGAAGGcatcctgcagaaggtgggcAGGTTGCTGACTGGCACTTGGCTCTTCCCATCAGAAGACACCCCTTTCCAGCTTCTTTAGGTTGTCTCCCCTCCTAGAGGGCAGGAGATGTCTgtgcagtgccaggcacatagtaggcacttgataaatgtttgccgACTGACTTGAGGCCAGGAGGttgagcagaggaaggagaggagagctcTCTGGTCCTGAAGGACAGTCAGAAAAAATTTCTGGAGCCCATACAGCATCTTGTTCCTGGTAGAGCTATCACTAAAAAGActaggtgtgtgtggggggggggcggagtgaTGAAGGcttttgaaggccaaacagaacattttgtagcTGTTCTCTGGAGGACAgggtccaggtgtgaggtgatgaaggcctgcaccagggtgggagtagtgtcagaggagagaagggggagcacTGGacagatgttgcagaggtgaaatggaccacAGGTGCTGCAGGGGTAAAAtggacaggccttggcaccatattggatcTAGGGGCTGTGACTGGGGTTGGGAGCCTGAGAGATGAGGTGGATGCTGGTGCCCTTTCCAGTGACAGGGGAAAGACAATAAGTTCAGATCTGGACCCTACATCGGACATCCAGTTCAGTCGGAAAGGACactggagatgggagattggagatcagcagagtTTGGGGCAGGGAAAGGTAGATGTGAGAATCTTCAGCATAGAGACGATCGTTTAATCCATGGGAGAGGATAAGAtccccaagtgaagtagtatggagggagaagagaaggaggcccaggacagccttgaggGACACCCAAGGCTGGAAGGAGTGacctggaggaggagaggagaaccaggagagaggatgTCCTGAAaatctagaggagaaagtgaccaACAGTGTCTTGTTCAAGGCTGCAGAGACGTCCAGGAGACAGGCCTGAGAAGAGACCATTGGATTCGGCCACTGTGAGACCACTGGTCACTTTGgatggaatgatgaggtcaggtTAGGAGAAAGCGGAGGTACTGGGgccttttggggggggtggggttagctacaaagggcagacgAGAATTAAAGTTCCTTTCGAGGGTCTCTCCCGTTTTGATACGTCTACTTAGTCCCTGCCTGAAGGAAGCTGCAGACCACCTTCTCAGGGGCCCAAGCCCCACCCACTGCCTCTCCCGGAGGCTCAGAGCACTCCCAAGTACAAGCACTGCCCACTTTCGCTGTGAACTTCAACACCAAACTCCGAATCCTTCCAACTGGAGAACAGAGAGCAGGTAGCCAGCCTCCAAGGTCTGGGTTCGAATTCTACCCGCCCCCCACAAAGGGGCAGTACCGCCCCTCTTGAGGAGCTGTCAGCAGGTTCTCCGGTCTGAAGGAAGCTGACACCGCCCCCGCCCCCCAAGGGGATGGCTGCGATGAGGTCGGGGGCTCCTCTAGGGCCCGGACCGCAGGAATAGAGGGCCTTCCCAGGGCGCAGCCAGAATGCCGGGGTCCCGGGGGCGGTGCCTAAAGGAGGCTCTGCTTTCCGAGATCTTGGGAGGAGTGTGGGGGGGACATCAGGACTCGCAGCCCTCGGGGGTGGGGCTCTCGGAGGGGACGCCGGCGTCCTCCTGGGGCGGGGTGGCGTTCCCAGGAGGGGGCGGGGGCATCGGGGCTCcccgggagggggaggggggcggcGCCTTCACTCACCGGCCCCGACCTGGTGGCACAACTGCCGCCTCCGGGAAGCCCTCCGGGTCGCGCTGGCCCCGCCGGACTCTGGGGCCCACCCACCCcgcgctgccgccgccgccgctgcccgGGGTCTGCTCGCCGCCTGCTTTCCCACAAGACCCGCAGCTGCTTCCGGATTCTGGCGCCGTGACGTCACTGTTGCGCGCCCCGCCCGGGAACCCAGAGCGTAGTGCGCAGGCGCACGGGATGGACCGGGCCGGAGAACGCTCCTGCGCAGGCGCCGGTCCGCcggcctcctccccctcccctttccccagggCGGCGGGTTCGGGTCCAGCCCCGCCGAGAAGTGTGCTTATGGGCACCAGCCCGAACGGACGGAAGGACGGACGCAAGGACAGAAGGCCAGGAGGCAAAGGCACTGCATCAACGTTCCCCTTTAATAACCTGACACGAACTCGAGTGGGAGTGGGGGCGGGGTCCGGGGACAATCcaattcatttcccttctctgatccGGACgacgggggtgggggagggcggcgCCCATCAATCacgtggttaaaaaaaaacccaaaaagaactGGGGGCAGGGTGCGGCCGGagacccctccccatccccactcccgCGCGAGGCCCCGGCCCCCAATAAATATGTGGCCCGGGGGCCGCGGACGCCCCGCCCACCACCCCGACCGGGGGTAGGGAGCccggaggaggaggggagggccgGCTCGGGGAGGGGCGGGGCTGTCCGTCGGTCAGTCCAGCCCCCGCCTATTTGAGACAGCGCTCGAAGTACGTGGAGCCAATGTAGCCGCCGCGCATGGAGCGCTGCACGTTCTGCTCGAAGAGGCGCCGGTTGTTCTGGAGGACCTCGGCCGCCTCCTTGTTGAGGGGGTCCTCAGGGTTGGGCTCCTGCGGGCCAGGGTCTGGTCAGGCCAAGATGGCATCCCTGGCCCGCTGGCCCCACCCCCGTGACCTTTCGTGTCCCAGACCTAGGCTGGCAGATGAGgacccaccccactcccctctgtAGGGAGGAGGGGATCCCCTCAGACCCAGCCTGGCCCTCCCAGCGCCCACCTCCACCTCTCACCTTTGGCTCTCCGGGCTGAGGCAGGCAgccaggccccccccccccccatccctcccttgGGACTCACCAAGAACAGATACTGCAGCCCGTAAATGATGGAGTTTATCGTTAGCACTGGTTTCCAGTCCTCTCTGTGGAAgaagcaccccccccccacctccagttAAGAAGCAGCCCCCAGCCCAAAAGGTCCCTCATGGGGagggcaccaccaccaccaccagctcctCCTTCCCACTGGCCTGCAGGCAGGGCTCCTCCTAACCTTGCCTTTCTCCATGGGTTTTGCGGGCTCTTATTCCATCCTGCCCACCCCCCAGGGCCCTAAGTCAGAAAATCGAGTTTAAGCCCCACCTGTGTGCCCTTCCCTGGTCTCAAAGTTGATCACTTCTCCCACGAAGACTCTCTCTCTGCTGAACCCCAGTGGGGCCCCACACCCTTTCCTGCTATCTCCTGGCTATTGCCAAAGGTGGTTTGCTGGCCGCCACTGGTCCCCAGCAGCACCAGGCTGACCGCAAGCCTCTGGGCCTTTGTCCTGGCAACTGTACCCTCACACCCTCCCTGCTCCCTTCCAAGTTCACATCAGGCCAGAAATGGCCTTGCCTTTACTTTTCACACTCACCTGCCTGTGCCACGGGGGAGTTGGGGGTGGGCCACTTACCTGAGGATATTAAGGCAGACATTGCCCTCCAGGTCGATGTTGGGGTGATAAACCATAGTCTCACACTTCACCTTGGGTGGGTCGTGGGGGTAACCCTGGCCAACCTGGGGACAGAGAGGCAGAGTCAGAGGCAGAGCCTTGGCCCTTCCCCCAGGGCAGTTTCTACCCCTCCCCTTAAGAAGACTTACCTTAAAACTAAACACAAACTTGCCAGCCTTGTAGAAGCcctgggaaaagaagggaaagctgATTGGGGCTGCGTGCCCCAGGTACCTCCCCTAGGAATGGCTTGGAGAGGAACAGAAATCAGGAGACACAGGTGGCAGAGGCCCTGGGAGGTAACACGACAGAtactgggtgggggggtggggctcaCCTCATCGGGGCAGATGACCAGCTTGAAGTTGAGGAGGTCGTCCTGATCGGAAAAGTCAATCTCACAGGTCTTGGGCAAATTGAGCTCATTAATgtctggaggagagaggaggggaagtgatCTGGGGACAATCACCTACACCCTCAGGTCAGAAGCTGGTCCAGGTAGGGTCAGGTGTCCCACAGGTGGACGGGTGGCAGGGGTCCCTGAGCTCCCAGAGGTGGGAGCAGAGCTCTCTGGGTCGGAGGATCCCTGGGCTCGGCCGGGGTAGGAATGGGGTGGTAGGGATCCGCGGTTGGGGGGTGGTGTGTGTGTCTGGGCGTCCGGGGTGAGGGCGGGACGGTGGGTGCCCCGGGTTGGGTGGGTTTGGGGGGGTGTCTCTCGGCTcccggggtgggggcggggcagcGGATGGCCCCAGTTGGGTTGGTTTGGGGGGTTGTCTCGActcctggggtggggtgggggcggttctatccctctccccctgctccccttccccccccggGGCACCTTTCTGGATGCGGAGCTGCGCGGCGGAGGCCTTCTTGCTGCTGCCCTTGGTGCCGCCCGCcgactcctcctccttcttctgctGCTTCAGCGAGAACAGCTTGATCatcctgccgccgccgccgcctcctcggGGCCCTGGCCGGCCGGCCGCCCCTGCCCACTGTTCACCGCCTGCCCGCCCCAGCCCCCGCCTCCGGCCACGGCCCGGCTCCTCCGCGTTCCGGCCCCGGCTGCTCCGCTCAGCGCCGCGCCGCGCGGCCCGTCTCGGCTCCCGTAGCTCGCTCGGTCCGCTTCGGAAGAGCTCGGCTCTTTCCGGAAGGGCTCGGCTCAGCTCGGGTGGCTTCGGAGGTGGGCTTCGGCTCCGCCCCGCCCCCAGCCGGGCGGCTGCTCTCAGTCCCGCCCCCTCCTCTGTCCCAGGACGAGCTCCCGGCTgccctctctctgtgtccctctttctctctcccttacaGGCTGCCTTAGGCCTGGGCCAGGCCCTCAGCCTGGGCGGTCGCGGAGGGCCTGGACAACGGTCCCGGGGCGTCCCGCAGCTTCGGTGATTTCCGCCTCCCCCACTTAGGCTCCGGCCGCTGTCGACCCCGCAGCACGCATGCGCAGACGGGGCGCGCAGCCAGGGGCCGCACTCGGCCATTTCCGGGCGGGGGCTTCAGGCGCTTCCGGGGGAGATTGACCTGcgggctgggggaggggtgggaggatggGCAGTCGTTCTGGGGCTAACTGCGCCTcgggaggagggaaaaaacagTTACTAGTCTCTGGGGAGCTCTGAGTGCACACAcgctgggagggtggggggaggggtggcagcTGTCAGTTTAAGCCAGCCCCGCCTACCTGGGAAGCTGCACGCGAAAGACGGTGCCCGCCCATTGGAGAGGGCCCGGAGAAGCGACACGCGCAGCCAATAGTCGTCGGGCACTAGGCACTGGGGGCGTGGCTGAGGCGTTGGCCTTATAGTAATCGCCCGGAAATGCGGAGTAAGCGGGGATGACCGAATCTTAGCGGCAGCTTCCTGCCTGTTGGTCTCCATGACAACCGCAGCCCGGGAGGTGGGGCCGGCGAGCGCCGCAGGAGCACGGGACTCCCCGCGTCACCATGGTAACGCGCCAGCTCTTTAGGCCGCCGGAACGCCGCGCACCGCCCCAGAAGCGGTTAGTCCCAGGAACGTGGCAAGGTGAGAAGGACGCGAGAGCCCGGGAGCAGAGTGTAGCGGCGGGCCGTTGTCCCCATGGCAACCCCGCCTCTCTTGCGCCTAAGAGCCGAGCCGCCGAGCACTGTGGGAAAGGGCAAGGCGTCTGCGCGTGGACTGCTGGGTAGCGTAGTCCGCGCGGGGGGCGGGGGGCCGACCTCAACTGGGAAGGGTCTGTGTTCGATCCCCTGCGGCCTTCCCCTATTGTCCCTTCTTGTTTGGGGGGGGCTCACCTAGAAGAACCGAGACCtcatgggggagggggcgggcCCCATCGGCCCCGTGGCCCTGGAAGGGGATGTCCTCTCCTTTGCAGCACCCCCAGGAGCTGAGGTGGGGCGCGTGCAAAACCCTGGCCCTTTTTCACCTATGTACCCTTGTGCAcgctgcctggcacacagtaggtgcctaataggTGCGTATCGACTGACGTCTGGCCAAGGATGGGGAGGGCCGAGGGGCGGGTACACCCgagcatgagttcaaatccagcttcacacagttgctagctgggtgaccctgtgtgcctcagtttcctgatctgtcggatgagcaggagaaggaagcgGCCGacccctccagtgtctctgccaagagacCTCCAAGGGGTCAGGACTTAACTTGCCATGCGGGGGCGGGAGGGGAGCCCCTCCGGGATCGGGGCAGCTGGGGGGTGGCAGGGGTAGAAATGAGAGCTTAGGGGGAagaccgg
This Trichosurus vulpecula isolate mTriVul1 chromosome 2, mTriVul1.pri, whole genome shotgun sequence DNA region includes the following protein-coding sequences:
- the CHMP2A gene encoding charged multivesicular body protein 2a; protein product: MDLLFGRRKTPEELLRQNQRALNRAMRELDRERQKLEAQEKKIIADIKKMAKQGQMDAVKIMARDLVRTRRYVSKFVMMRANIQAVSLKIQTLKSNNSMAQAMKGVTKAMGTMNRQLKLPQIQKIMMEFERQAEIMDMKEEMMNDAIDDAMGDEEDEEESDAVVSQVLDELGLSLTDELSNLPSTGGSLSVAAGGKKAEPSAALADADADLEERLKNLRRD
- the UBE2M gene encoding NEDD8-conjugating enzyme Ubc12, which gives rise to MIKLFSLKQQKKEEESAGGTKGSSKKASAAQLRIQKDINELNLPKTCEIDFSDQDDLLNFKLVICPDEGFYKAGKFVFSFKVGQGYPHDPPKVKCETMVYHPNIDLEGNVCLNILREDWKPVLTINSIIYGLQYLFLEPNPEDPLNKEAAEVLQNNRRLFEQNVQRSMRGGYIGSTYFERCLK